The Streptomyces sp. V3I7 genome segment GGCGACCTCGCCGCTGAGCTCACGGACGAGCGCGCTGTCCCGCGGCATGTGCTGGACCAGGACCGCCAGCCGGCGTGAGGAGAGCCGGCCGCGGTGCCAGTCCAGCAGGTCCACGCCGTAGTGGCGCAGCAGATCGGCCTCGATGGCCTCGGCGTGCTCTTCGACGAGCGCGTCGAGGCTCAGTCTTCCCCCAGGCCCAGCCCCGTCTCCTTGCCGTAGGCCTCCAGGATCGCGGCGATGTCCTGCATCGTGACGTCGTGCCGCTCGAAGCGCGTGAACTGCCGCTCTCCGAGGAGGAGTCGGAGCAGTCCGTCGACGTCGTTGTCGTCGAGGTCGCGCAGCTTGCGGGCGGTGGCGCGGCTCAGCTCGGTGGGCAGTTCGAAGGAGTCGTCGTCGAGCTCGAAGGTCCAGGCGCGGCCGAGCGCTTCGAGGCGCTGGGCGCGGGCGGCGTTGACGTTGAATCCGGCCATGTGGGGCTCCTGTTCGGTGCGACGTGCGTGAGGTGAGGGACGTGACGGGGCCGGAGCCCGGCAGGCCCCGAGGAGGGGCTGCCGGGCTCCGGGAGGGGTGCCGGATCAGGCCAGCGCCGCCGGGTCGTTCACCAGCCACGTGGCGAGCGGCTTGGTCGGGTCGTCGCCGGACAGGGCGGTGAAGGTGACGCCGAGCTTGACCGCGCCGGTGCGGCTCAGCGACAGCTCCTCCACCTCGGACACCGCGCCGTACGGGATGACCAGGCGGTACCGCAGGTCCTTGGTGCCGTTGTTGTCCGAGAAGTCGATCGCCAGCGCGCGCTGGTCCTGGCCGCCGGGGGCGCCGGAGATGTCGATCTTCTGGGCGGTCGGCTCCGGGGTGGAGCCGGCGGTCACCACCGAGCTGGACGCGAGCCCCAGGTAGAACGGGAAGGTGTCCTTGTTCATCTGGAGCAGCTGGAACTTCAGCGTCAGGTCGCGGTCGGAGAGCATGAAGCGCGCCGGGGCCATCGACTGCCAGGTGTCGACCGGGTCGTTCTTGTCCTTCTTGTTGAACTTGACCCCGTCGGACGAGGTGAAGCCGAGGTTCACCCAGGGGGCGGCCAGCGCGGTGGTCTCCTTCGGCATCGTGGTGCCGACCGGGGCCGTCCAGACGGTGCCGGTGCCGGCGATGCGGACCTCGGTGTTCTTGAAACCTGCCATGTCTGCTCCTCAGTGGGAATCAGTGCGGATCGGTGCGAGGCGTTCGAGGTGGGCGAGGCGGTACGGGTGGTGAGCGTCGCCAGGACTCCGGGGGCTCACGCGGGCCGGATCGACAGCCGGACGGTGGCCAGATAGCGGTTCCCGGCCGGGCGGTTGTAGTCCGGCAGCCAGCGCGGACCGTCCATCTCGTCGACGTCCGTGACGACGGCCGTGCCGTACTTCGTGTCGACCAGCTCCAGCACGCAGGCACGGGCCGCGAGGGCGATGCCGTGCGCGGTGGTCTTGTCGGGCCCGTAGACCTCCAGGTCGATCAGCGGCTTGTCGAGGTGGAGGTCGTCGGTCCAGGCGCCGCCGGCCCGGGAGACGAGGACGACCTGCTGGGTGCCGTCGAACCCGGCGGGCGGACGGTTGTCGACGGTGGTCCCGGTCAGTTCGGGCCGGGTCTTGAGGAAGTCGACGACGAGCCGTTCCGCGTCGGGAAAGGTCAGGATGGCCACATGGACGCTCCCTTCCGAAGGGGCGGGGCGGAAGAGCGAGAGAGGGGCCCGGTCGCGACGAGAGGACCCCGGGCAGCACGAAGCGGCAGGTCCGCCGCCCGGTGCACGGGCGCAGCTCTGCCGCTGCATTCAGTGTGACGGGTAGGGCGCACACCCGCAACTGACGCTGCGTCAGAAGGCGTCGGGCCCCGTCGCGGCGTGCGCGACGGGGCCCTCGGGGACGTGTGCAGCTGGAGCGGCGTGGGAACGGCTATGCGGCGACGCCGTCGTCCGGTCGGTCTCGCCGGCGTCCGTAGTACGTCGTGCGCTCGGCGGCGAAGACGTCCTCCAGCCGGTAGAGCTGTCGCCGCCCCTGCTGTCCGGCGGCCCGCAGGTGCCCCCGCTGCACCCATTTACGGATCGTCGCGGCCGTGACCCCGGCCTCAGTGGCGGCCAACTCGATGGTGATCATAGGGGCGTTCACGAGACGGTCTCCTCCGGCTCCAGCACATGACGGCACACGGGATTGACGCAGCGCACCTCGGCCCGTTCGGGGAACGCGCGCAGCGAGACGGAGTCGCAGACGGGGCAGCGGCCGGCGATCCGTACGATCTGTTCCGGATCTCCCAGGGCGCGGGCGCAGCGCCCGGCCATCCGCCGCGTCTCGTCCTCGACGTGCGCCGCGAGGTCGGCGTCCGCGGCGATCCGGTCGAGGAGCCCGGCGATGCGGCGTAACCGCTCGGGGACGGCGGCGGGGCGGACCGGGCGCAGACCGAGCCGTTCGCGTACGGCTTCCTCCAACTCGACCACGCCGTCGGTGATGTCGCGCACGGTGTCGGAGACGAAGAGCCGCACGGGCGGGGCGCCCGGGCTGGAGGAGCGCGACCCGCGGACCGGGCTCGTCGGTCGGCTGCCGTGGCTCGGGGCCAGTTCCTCGATCAGGTCGGGGAAGCGGCGGACGAGGGAGCCGATCCACTGGGCGGCGCCGGCCGGAACGTGGTGCGGGCGGGCGGCGAAAGGCGTCATGCGGCCCTCGTCTCG includes the following:
- a CDS encoding phage tail protein gives rise to the protein MAGFKNTEVRIAGTGTVWTAPVGTTMPKETTALAAPWVNLGFTSSDGVKFNKKDKNDPVDTWQSMAPARFMLSDRDLTLKFQLLQMNKDTFPFYLGLASSSVVTAGSTPEPTAQKIDISGAPGGQDQRALAIDFSDNNGTKDLRYRLVIPYGAVSEVEELSLSRTGAVKLGVTFTALSGDDPTKPLATWLVNDPAALA
- a CDS encoding helix-turn-helix domain-containing protein, whose amino-acid sequence is MITIELAATEAGVTAATIRKWVQRGHLRAAGQQGRRQLYRLEDVFAAERTTYYGRRRDRPDDGVAA